One segment of Candidatus Methylomirabilota bacterium DNA contains the following:
- a CDS encoding hydrogenase has product MSLIALLLIPLIGSALIMLVRSRVWFESVHTVAALVGLAAGLMTAARVWQGEVPTAIGGLLRADGLSALMVVVITLLGAIAALYGLGYIRTEYDDTRLSSVRSFFGLFHLFIFTMLLAVTTDNLGIMWVAIEGTTLATAFLVNLHDTPRSLEAAYKYLILSSVGIALAFIGTALLYYAGASRAGEIAVNWTSLKDAASSLNPQVVRLAFAFIVVGYGTKAGLAPMHTWLPDAHSEAPAPISALMSGVLLNVGLYALMRFKVVVDIAVGAHFAGRWLLGIGLLSLAVAAVFLIVPRNYKRMLAYSSVEHIGVICMGLGFGGYWGVLGALLHVINHALSKSLLFLLSGNILLKYQTTDIRRVRGLLRASPLTACAFAAGTFALLGLPPFGPFMSEFLIFRAGVENGSVWVVILGVALLAVIFAGMLGSVNRMLYGEPPEKMEPGDVLTWSLAPLVVNFALLLVLGLTFPDTIAAALEQALRVLGVSHA; this is encoded by the coding sequence ATGAGCCTGATCGCGCTGCTGCTGATACCGCTGATCGGATCGGCCCTGATCATGCTGGTGCGTTCGCGGGTGTGGTTCGAGTCCGTCCACACCGTCGCCGCCCTTGTCGGACTGGCCGCCGGTCTTATGACGGCGGCGCGGGTGTGGCAGGGCGAGGTACCGACGGCGATCGGCGGGCTGCTTCGCGCCGACGGGCTCTCAGCGTTGATGGTCGTGGTGATCACCCTGCTGGGGGCGATCGCCGCCCTGTACGGGCTCGGATACATCCGGACCGAATATGACGATACCCGCCTGTCCAGCGTACGCAGTTTCTTCGGGCTCTTTCACCTGTTTATCTTTACCATGCTGCTGGCGGTGACGACGGATAACCTCGGTATCATGTGGGTGGCTATTGAAGGGACGACCCTGGCGACCGCCTTTCTGGTCAACCTGCACGATACGCCCCGGTCGTTGGAGGCGGCCTATAAGTACCTCATCCTCTCCTCGGTGGGGATCGCCCTCGCCTTCATCGGCACGGCGCTGTTGTATTACGCCGGCGCATCCCGCGCAGGCGAGATTGCGGTGAACTGGACCTCGCTGAAGGACGCAGCGTCATCGCTGAATCCCCAGGTGGTCCGACTGGCGTTCGCCTTTATCGTCGTCGGTTACGGGACCAAGGCGGGCCTGGCGCCGATGCATACGTGGCTACCGGACGCCCACAGTGAGGCGCCAGCCCCGATCAGCGCGCTGATGTCGGGCGTCCTGCTTAATGTGGGGCTGTACGCCCTGATGCGTTTCAAGGTGGTGGTGGATATCGCGGTCGGCGCGCACTTTGCCGGCCGCTGGCTGTTGGGCATCGGGTTGCTGTCGCTGGCGGTCGCGGCGGTTTTTCTGATCGTCCCGCGCAACTACAAACGGATGCTGGCCTATTCGAGCGTCGAACATATCGGCGTCATCTGCATGGGATTGGGATTCGGCGGTTACTGGGGCGTCCTGGGCGCACTTCTGCACGTCATCAATCATGCGCTGTCGAAGTCATTGCTGTTTCTCTTGTCGGGCAACATCCTGCTGAAATATCAGACGACCGATATCCGACGGGTACGTGGGCTGTTACGGGCCTCGCCCCTGACGGCCTGCGCGTTTGCCGCCGGCACGTTTGCGCTGCTGGGCCTCCCTCCATTCGGGCCGTTTATGAGCGAGTTTCTGATCTTTCGCGCAGGCGTCGAGAACGGCTCCGTATGGGTGGTAATCCTGGGGGTGGCGCTGCTCGCGGTCATATTTGCCGGCATGCTCGGCAGCGTTAATCGGATGCTGTACGGTGAGCCCCCGGAGAAGATGGAGCCCGGCGATGTACTGACGTGGTCGTTGGCGCCGCTGGTCGTCAACTTTGCCTTATTGCTTGTGCTCGGACTGACCTTTCCGGATACGATCGCTGCGGCCCTGGAACAGGCGCTCCGGGTGCTCGGGGTGTCTCATGCGTGA
- a CDS encoding hydrogenase: protein MLALVRKIWTTPVVTEPLGRTDDDGQIETVARQINERARRLFGRSLHIRQVDAGSCNGCELEIGALNNPYYDLERFGMHFVASPRHADCLLVTGPVTRNMADPLKRTYDATPDPKIVVAVGDCARDCGIFAGGYGVVGPVSAVVPVDVVVGGCPPPPSHILAGILTALESRG from the coding sequence ATGCTGGCACTCGTGAGAAAGATCTGGACAACCCCGGTGGTGACGGAGCCGCTGGGACGGACCGATGACGACGGACAGATCGAGACCGTAGCGCGGCAGATTAACGAGCGCGCGCGGCGCCTCTTCGGACGCTCGCTTCACATCCGCCAGGTGGATGCGGGCTCGTGCAACGGATGCGAACTGGAAATCGGCGCATTGAATAATCCCTACTATGACCTGGAGCGCTTTGGGATGCATTTCGTCGCCTCGCCGCGCCACGCGGATTGTCTGCTGGTCACGGGGCCGGTGACGCGTAATATGGCCGATCCCCTCAAGCGCACCTATGACGCTACCCCGGATCCGAAGATCGTCGTCGCCGTCGGCGACTGCGCCAGGGACTGCGGGATCTTTGCGGGCGGCTATGGGGTCGTCGGACCGGTATCGGCTGTGGTGCCGGTCGATGTCGTGGTCGGCGGCTGCCCGCCGCCCCCGTCGCACATCCTGGCCGGGATCCTGACGGCGCTCGAAAGCCGAGGATAG
- a CDS encoding two-component sensor histidine kinase, producing MKGLLDNLDLRAKLLVMMFSLLLLTLASLFVLYWYAELALIEQVEKHTTDLSTAIQISVERLTSQERTDEARLQDYVSRLQRKGVNEISIVSNEQEVIASSNPKRVGATIDPSRRDLFITARLGEVLANEKGQKTYNLLVPIVVGNQRMGYALISMVLDDFAQLSQLNFIKRLVATVLVFGFGIGASLILSWKYTRPIDRVVQAARRVAQGDLEETLPVERHDEIGELTVSFNDMVRKLRANKELEQRLHQAERLSSIGQLASGIAHEIRNPLNFINLSIDHLQSRFSPTDLGSREEFTHLVSRVKSEIHRLNTMITNFLTYGKPLKLQPRPCDLTSLLHDVVKMAGGRAVEQGIEIDCGALDTLLMASVDGEQIRTCLVNVLVNAFQAMPRGGKLTITARRVTEAGSRGYLEICFRDTGHGIAAEDLPRVFEPYFTTKEVGIGLGLALTKKIVEEHGGTIVLDSIRDQGTTVSIRLPAEEKS from the coding sequence GTGAAGGGGTTGCTCGACAATCTCGACCTGAGGGCGAAACTGCTCGTGATGATGTTCTCGCTCCTGCTGCTGACGCTTGCCTCGCTCTTCGTCCTGTACTGGTATGCGGAGCTGGCGCTGATCGAGCAGGTCGAGAAGCACACAACCGATCTGTCCACCGCCATTCAGATCAGTGTGGAGCGTCTGACCTCGCAGGAACGGACCGACGAGGCGCGGCTGCAGGATTACGTGAGCCGCCTGCAACGAAAAGGGGTCAACGAGATCTCGATCGTCAGCAATGAGCAGGAGGTCATCGCCAGCAGCAATCCGAAACGGGTGGGCGCCACGATCGACCCCAGTCGTCGGGATCTGTTTATCACCGCCCGGCTGGGAGAGGTGCTCGCCAACGAAAAGGGCCAAAAGACCTACAACCTGCTCGTCCCGATTGTGGTGGGGAATCAGCGGATGGGCTATGCGCTGATCAGCATGGTGCTGGATGATTTTGCCCAGCTCTCGCAACTGAACTTCATCAAGCGGCTCGTCGCCACCGTGCTGGTCTTCGGCTTCGGCATCGGCGCCTCGCTCATTCTGTCCTGGAAGTATACCAGGCCGATCGATCGGGTGGTTCAGGCGGCGCGCCGGGTCGCCCAAGGCGATCTTGAGGAGACGTTGCCGGTCGAGCGCCACGATGAAATCGGCGAGCTGACGGTCAGCTTCAACGACATGGTGCGCAAGCTCCGAGCCAACAAGGAGCTGGAGCAGCGCCTGCACCAGGCCGAGCGCCTTTCCAGCATCGGCCAGTTGGCCTCCGGCATTGCACACGAGATCCGGAATCCCTTGAACTTCATCAATCTGAGCATCGATCACCTGCAGAGTCGGTTTTCGCCGACCGATCTCGGCTCACGAGAGGAATTTACCCATCTGGTGTCGAGGGTGAAAAGCGAGATTCACCGCTTGAATACGATGATTACCAACTTTCTCACCTACGGCAAACCGCTCAAGCTTCAGCCGCGCCCGTGCGACCTGACCTCGTTGCTTCATGATGTCGTGAAGATGGCCGGCGGCCGGGCTGTCGAGCAGGGGATTGAGATCGATTGTGGCGCGCTGGACACGCTGTTGATGGCATCGGTAGACGGGGAACAGATCCGGACCTGCCTTGTCAATGTGCTGGTCAATGCCTTCCAGGCCATGCCTCGGGGCGGGAAGCTGACAATTACCGCGAGGCGGGTGACGGAGGCCGGAAGCCGAGGCTACCTCGAGATCTGCTTCCGGGATACCGGACACGGGATCGCCGCAGAAGACCTGCCGAGGGTGTTCGAGCCGTACTTCACGACGAAGGAGGTCGGGATCGGATTGGGATTGGCCCTGACGAAGAAGATCGTCGAGGAGCACGGCGGAACGATCGTGCTGGACAGTATTCGTGACCAGGGCACCACGGTGAGTATTCGGTTGCCGGCGGAGGAAAAGAGCTGA
- a CDS encoding hydrogenase — protein sequence MASELFPKLITLLAFTTLGTAFLLIVGRDLAGQVRLLAAQSLTLAIAAAVVAAFTSSAELAGVAAVLGFLKVFVIPRVLNRAVTKIGLQPAALPYLGTPATLVVCGGLVTIAFYVMAPVAAANPLPTAEAIPIAFAGVFIGFFVMVNRRRALTQILGFLMLENSIFLLVLLTTYGVPFIVEMGVFLDVLVAVLIMEVFVYRIKENFDSIEVDRLGRLRG from the coding sequence GTGGCGTCCGAACTCTTTCCGAAGCTGATTACGTTGCTCGCCTTCACGACCCTGGGGACGGCCTTTCTGCTGATTGTGGGCCGGGACCTGGCGGGTCAGGTCCGGCTCCTCGCGGCGCAATCGCTGACCCTGGCGATTGCCGCGGCGGTTGTGGCCGCATTCACGAGCAGTGCGGAGTTGGCCGGCGTGGCCGCGGTGCTCGGATTCTTGAAGGTATTCGTCATCCCGCGTGTCCTGAATCGCGCGGTCACAAAGATCGGCTTGCAGCCGGCCGCGCTGCCGTATCTGGGGACCCCGGCGACACTGGTCGTGTGCGGCGGCCTGGTCACGATCGCATTCTATGTGATGGCCCCCGTCGCCGCGGCCAACCCGCTTCCCACGGCAGAGGCGATTCCGATCGCCTTCGCCGGCGTATTTATCGGCTTTTTTGTGATGGTGAACCGCCGGCGCGCCCTCACGCAGATCCTCGGCTTTCTGATGCTCGAGAACAGCATCTTTCTGCTCGTACTGCTGACCACGTATGGGGTCCCGTTCATTGTGGAGATGGGGGTCTTTCTGGACGTGTTGGTAGCGGTCTTGATTATGGAGGTCTTCGTCTATCGCATCAAAGAGAACTTTGATTCGATTGAAGTCGACCGGCTGGGGAGACTGCGGGGATGA
- a CDS encoding DNA-binding response regulator: MGDGRILVVDDEGPQREILRTILSTEGYAVETAPGGTEALRRCQESPFDLVLTDLRMPGTDGLALVERLIRDDPPTLVILMTAYGSLDSVEQALKKGAFDYLTKPLEREELLLTVKRAFERIQLGRENRLLRQQVEERFRIEGIVGSHFRMQEIFEKIRRVSNSNSTVLLVGESGTGKELIARTIHRQSPRRDHPFIAVNCAAIPESLLESEIFGHERGAFTGAVDRRAGCFELAHGGTIFLDEVAEMQLPIQAKFLRVLQGETFRRLGGKQEIDVDVRVIAATNRDPVEAVKDGLLREDLFYRLNVVSIVIPPLRERSTDIPQLVEYFIKKHSDIAGKPIRGISTGAMRLLMNYHWPGNVRQLEAVIERAILLSEGPEITHYDLPIEVRFFDLPVLPAPTSAPGGKFTIEIPEQGISFEALERDLILQAMERSDWVITKAARLLGLSYRTLQYRLEKFQIKRDPKTAPLASESGSTRQF, translated from the coding sequence ATGGGGGACGGGCGGATCCTGGTGGTCGATGACGAGGGACCTCAGCGGGAGATCCTTCGGACCATTCTATCGACTGAAGGCTACGCGGTCGAGACGGCGCCCGGGGGAACGGAGGCCCTGCGGCGCTGTCAGGAGAGTCCGTTTGACCTGGTGTTGACCGATCTTCGAATGCCGGGAACCGACGGCCTGGCGCTTGTAGAGCGGCTGATCCGCGACGACCCCCCCACCCTGGTCATCCTGATGACCGCCTACGGCTCTCTGGACTCGGTCGAGCAGGCGCTCAAGAAGGGCGCGTTCGACTATCTGACCAAGCCGCTGGAACGGGAGGAGTTGCTGCTGACGGTGAAACGGGCCTTTGAGCGCATCCAGTTGGGTCGGGAGAATCGGTTGTTGCGACAGCAGGTGGAGGAGCGCTTTCGGATCGAGGGGATCGTGGGCAGCCACTTTCGCATGCAGGAGATTTTCGAGAAGATTCGAAGGGTCTCGAACAGCAATTCGACCGTCCTCCTCGTCGGCGAGAGCGGAACCGGCAAGGAGCTGATCGCCAGGACCATCCATCGACAGAGCCCGCGCAGAGATCACCCCTTTATCGCCGTCAACTGCGCAGCCATCCCGGAGAGTCTGCTGGAAAGTGAGATCTTCGGCCACGAGCGGGGCGCGTTCACCGGGGCGGTGGACCGTCGGGCCGGCTGCTTTGAACTGGCACACGGCGGGACCATCTTCCTGGACGAGGTTGCTGAAATGCAACTGCCGATCCAGGCGAAATTCCTGCGCGTCCTGCAGGGAGAGACATTCAGAAGGCTGGGGGGGAAACAGGAGATCGATGTCGACGTGCGCGTCATCGCTGCTACTAATCGAGACCCGGTCGAGGCGGTGAAGGACGGGCTGCTTCGGGAGGATCTGTTCTATCGACTGAACGTGGTCTCCATCGTGATCCCGCCCCTGCGCGAGCGAAGCACCGACATCCCCCAACTGGTCGAGTATTTCATCAAGAAGCACAGCGACATTGCGGGAAAGCCGATCCGGGGGATCAGTACCGGGGCGATGCGCCTCCTCATGAACTACCACTGGCCCGGCAATGTCCGGCAACTGGAGGCGGTGATCGAGCGGGCGATCCTGCTCTCTGAAGGACCTGAGATCACGCATTACGATCTCCCCATCGAGGTTCGATTCTTCGACCTCCCGGTTCTACCGGCCCCAACGAGCGCGCCCGGCGGCAAGTTTACGATCGAGATCCCGGAACAGGGAATCTCCTTTGAGGCGCTGGAGCGCGACCTGATTCTGCAGGCGATGGAGAGGTCCGACTGGGTGATCACCAAGGCGGCGCGTCTCTTGGGGCTCAGTTACCGGACACTGCAGTATCGTTTGGAAAAATTTCAGATCAAGCGGGACCCGAAAACCGCTCCTCTCGCGTCCGAGAGCGGATCAACCAGGCAGTTCTAA
- a CDS encoding hydrogenase large subunit, protein MRDLYGVARQLRATGLTQVDPYAHPPREVRVGIERERLPAFAEYVRDRFEATPELIVAEDTRTERGAFTLRYLFEFGRADLFVVVSMAVPEEDRRFPSLATRWYLAGRFEREIHDLFGLIPTGHPDLRRLPLHQFWPAAYHPLLQDAPSPPVFADDGTPFPFHRVEGEGIHEVTVGPVHAGIIEPGHFRFSVEGETIVNLETRLYFVHKGIERLFESVPLRRAVELAERISGDSSVAHALAFCQALESAADLQIPPRAAWLRVILLELERLYNHVADVGAICTDTGFAVANAHAMRLREDLLRLNVRLVGHRLLRGALMAGGVACDVTAEQIADARETVRHTVSDFDEVVEIALHNNLVLDRLHGTGRLSTQTARELQVVGPAARASGIDRDARRDHPFAAYADLPPRVPVYSEGDVWARLMVRVDEAREAARLIMRALDGLPEGTIAVPLSALPGGASGFGLVEGWRGPIWHWLVAGEGNRLARVKVKDPSFANWPALHYAILKNIVPDFPLVNKSFNLSYAGNDL, encoded by the coding sequence ATGCGTGATCTGTACGGCGTCGCCCGGCAGCTTCGCGCGACGGGCCTGACGCAGGTCGATCCGTACGCGCACCCGCCGCGGGAGGTGCGTGTCGGCATCGAGCGGGAAAGGCTGCCTGCGTTTGCCGAGTATGTGCGCGATCGGTTCGAGGCGACACCCGAACTGATCGTCGCCGAAGACACCCGAACGGAGCGTGGTGCCTTTACGCTACGCTACCTGTTTGAATTCGGGCGAGCTGATCTGTTCGTCGTGGTATCGATGGCGGTCCCGGAGGAGGATCGTCGATTCCCGTCGCTTGCCACCCGCTGGTATCTGGCCGGCCGATTTGAGCGCGAGATCCACGATCTGTTCGGTCTTATCCCGACCGGTCATCCCGATCTTCGGCGACTGCCGCTGCACCAGTTCTGGCCCGCCGCGTATCATCCCCTGCTGCAGGATGCGCCGTCGCCGCCCGTCTTCGCGGACGACGGCACGCCCTTTCCATTTCACCGCGTGGAGGGTGAGGGGATCCATGAGGTCACCGTCGGTCCGGTACACGCGGGGATTATTGAACCGGGCCACTTCCGATTCAGCGTCGAAGGGGAGACCATCGTCAATCTCGAGACCCGACTCTATTTCGTCCACAAGGGGATCGAGCGTCTGTTTGAGTCGGTCCCGCTGAGACGCGCGGTAGAGCTGGCCGAACGGATTTCCGGCGACAGCAGCGTGGCGCACGCGCTGGCGTTCTGCCAGGCGCTTGAATCGGCGGCGGACCTGCAGATCCCGCCGCGCGCGGCCTGGCTGCGCGTCATCCTGCTGGAACTGGAACGACTTTATAATCACGTCGCGGATGTCGGCGCGATCTGCACGGATACGGGCTTTGCGGTCGCCAATGCCCACGCGATGCGGCTGCGCGAAGATCTGCTCCGCCTGAACGTCCGACTGGTCGGCCATCGCTTGCTGCGCGGGGCGCTGATGGCGGGCGGCGTCGCGTGCGACGTGACGGCCGAACAGATCGCAGACGCACGCGAGACGGTCCGACACACGGTCAGCGACTTCGACGAGGTCGTCGAGATCGCATTGCACAATAACCTGGTACTGGACCGGCTGCATGGGACGGGACGTCTGTCGACACAGACCGCGCGCGAACTACAGGTCGTCGGGCCGGCGGCGCGCGCCAGCGGTATTGATCGGGATGCCCGACGGGATCATCCCTTTGCGGCCTATGCGGACCTGCCGCCGCGCGTGCCGGTATACAGTGAGGGCGATGTCTGGGCACGACTGATGGTGCGGGTCGACGAGGCGCGAGAGGCTGCCCGTCTGATCATGCGGGCCCTGGACGGGCTCCCTGAGGGGACGATCGCGGTACCGCTGTCGGCGCTGCCGGGCGGCGCGAGCGGGTTCGGTCTGGTTGAGGGGTGGCGCGGACCCATATGGCACTGGCTGGTCGCCGGCGAGGGCAATCGGCTGGCGCGCGTGAAGGTCAAAGACCCGTCCTTCGCCAACTGGCCGGCGCTGCATTACGCAATTCTCAAGAACATCGTGCCCGATTTCCCGCTTGTCAATAAGAGCTTCAATCTGTCGTACGCAGGAAACGATCTGTAG
- a CDS encoding AURKAIP1/COX24 domain-containing protein: MGSVVKKRRQKMSKHKHKKLLKRTRHQRRKK, encoded by the coding sequence GTGGGAAGCGTGGTCAAGAAGCGCCGACAAAAGATGAGTAAACATAAGCACAAGAAGCTGCTGAAGCGGACCAGGCACCAGCGTCGGAAGAAGTAG
- a CDS encoding hydrogenase 4 subunit B: MAPGETVTVNLLLLALGGFGAGAAGALLAAREPAISRWVGHAGALIGAMAACALGVAGLAGGTLNVVIPALLPIGGFSLGMDRLSAFFVLVIATAAIPSAVYAVAYTHSYEGRSSLAGMGLGLNTFLAAMVLVVLARNALTFLVMWEAMSLASYFLVMTEAENRETEQAGWLYLVTTHAGFACLLIGFLLMAHGTGTMVLGEWRAASTAVDGPTRDAIFILLALGFGTKAGVVPLHIWLPKAHPAAPSHVSALMSGVMIKLGVYGLIRIGFDWLGVGASWWGGTVLVVAALSAVLGVLYALVEQDLKGLLAYSSVENIGIILIGVGAGMLFRSYRLDALASLALIAGLYHALNHAIFKPLLFMGAGAVIHATGTRNMEEMGGLIKRMPQTAACFLAGSIAIAALPPFNGFVSEWLMFQSLLLSFEIPITGVNLLFALSIAALALTGGLAAACFVKAFGISFLALPRSPAAEQAHEAPRMMRAPMALAAMACLALGVAPVGLLGLLNATVADLIGTPADMRFNWNGIVANDAFAIVSPLWIAVALVSLPALVLMTMRIIGSGGGSRTYETWGCGRALQTARFEYTGAAFANPFKRVFAPLYRPVRELDIRFHPESRMFVETITYRDQIRSIFEEALYGPIVRLVQRGAQRARIVQSGNVHLYLVYIFAALVALLALAG; this comes from the coding sequence ATGGCGCCTGGTGAGACGGTGACCGTGAACCTGCTGCTCCTCGCCCTCGGCGGCTTCGGCGCCGGCGCAGCGGGGGCGCTCCTGGCAGCGCGCGAGCCGGCTATCTCGCGATGGGTGGGGCATGCGGGCGCGCTGATCGGCGCCATGGCTGCCTGTGCATTGGGCGTGGCGGGCCTGGCCGGCGGGACGCTGAACGTCGTGATCCCGGCGCTGCTGCCCATTGGAGGGTTCTCGCTCGGGATGGATCGCCTCAGCGCATTCTTTGTCCTGGTCATTGCGACGGCGGCGATCCCGTCCGCCGTCTACGCCGTCGCCTATACCCACAGCTACGAGGGTCGATCGTCGCTGGCGGGGATGGGGCTCGGCTTGAACACCTTTCTCGCAGCAATGGTGCTCGTCGTGCTGGCCCGCAACGCACTGACCTTCCTGGTCATGTGGGAGGCGATGTCGCTGGCATCCTATTTCCTCGTCATGACCGAGGCGGAGAACCGAGAGACGGAGCAGGCGGGCTGGCTCTATCTGGTCACGACGCATGCGGGCTTTGCCTGTCTGCTGATCGGGTTCCTCCTGATGGCGCACGGAACCGGGACGATGGTCCTTGGCGAATGGCGCGCCGCATCGACGGCAGTGGACGGTCCGACGCGTGACGCGATCTTCATCCTGCTCGCGCTCGGCTTTGGGACCAAGGCGGGCGTGGTCCCGCTGCATATCTGGCTCCCAAAGGCCCACCCGGCAGCCCCCAGTCACGTCTCTGCCCTGATGTCGGGGGTGATGATTAAACTCGGCGTCTACGGACTGATTCGGATAGGGTTCGACTGGCTCGGGGTCGGCGCGTCCTGGTGGGGCGGGACGGTTTTGGTCGTTGCGGCCCTGAGCGCGGTACTCGGTGTGCTGTATGCGTTGGTCGAACAGGATCTCAAGGGCCTGCTCGCCTATTCCAGTGTCGAAAATATCGGCATTATCCTGATCGGGGTGGGGGCCGGGATGCTGTTTCGAAGCTATCGCCTCGATGCCCTGGCCTCGCTGGCGCTGATCGCGGGCCTGTATCACGCGCTCAATCACGCTATATTCAAGCCCCTCCTCTTCATGGGCGCCGGCGCCGTGATCCATGCGACCGGCACCAGAAACATGGAGGAGATGGGCGGGCTCATCAAGCGGATGCCGCAGACCGCCGCCTGTTTTCTCGCCGGATCGATCGCCATTGCGGCGCTGCCGCCGTTCAACGGCTTTGTCAGCGAGTGGCTGATGTTTCAGTCGCTCCTGCTCAGTTTCGAGATTCCGATCACCGGGGTCAATCTGCTCTTTGCGTTGTCGATCGCCGCACTTGCGCTGACCGGCGGGCTGGCGGCCGCCTGTTTCGTCAAGGCCTTCGGCATCTCGTTTCTGGCGCTCCCGCGCAGCCCGGCGGCCGAACAGGCGCATGAGGCGCCGCGGATGATGCGCGCGCCGATGGCGCTCGCAGCCATGGCCTGTCTTGCGCTGGGGGTGGCGCCGGTCGGTCTGTTGGGGCTGCTCAATGCGACGGTGGCCGACCTGATCGGAACCCCTGCGGATATGCGCTTCAACTGGAACGGCATTGTCGCCAATGATGCGTTCGCGATCGTATCGCCGCTGTGGATTGCCGTCGCGCTGGTCTCGTTGCCGGCGCTGGTCCTGATGACGATGCGCATCATCGGGTCAGGCGGGGGGTCGCGCACATACGAGACCTGGGGGTGCGGGCGCGCGCTGCAGACCGCACGCTTTGAATATACCGGGGCGGCGTTCGCCAATCCCTTCAAGCGGGTCTTCGCGCCCCTGTACCGTCCGGTGCGGGAGCTGGACATTCGGTTTCACCCGGAATCCCGAATGTTCGTTGAGACGATCACCTACCGCGATCAGATACGCTCGATCTTCGAAGAGGCGCTGTATGGCCCGATCGTCAGGCTGGTGCAGCGCGGCGCGCAGCGGGCGCGCATCGTGCAGTCGGGCAACGTCCATCTCTACCTGGTGTATATCTTCGCGGCGCTGGTGGCGCTGCTGGCATTGGCGGGGTAG
- a CDS encoding transcriptional regulator — MRQQLSNFKADFFKALAHPLRISILDALRTGEFTVNEISRQFSIEPANASQQLAVLRNKGIVVARKEGSSVYYSVGDPSLFKLLDAAREIFNNHLIGVRGMLEEIRLEQTQTPKRR; from the coding sequence ATGAGACAGCAACTGAGCAACTTCAAGGCGGATTTCTTTAAGGCGTTGGCGCATCCGCTGAGGATCTCGATCCTGGACGCGTTGCGGACCGGAGAGTTCACGGTGAACGAGATCAGCCGGCAATTCTCGATCGAGCCGGCCAACGCCTCGCAGCAGCTTGCGGTTCTCCGCAATAAGGGGATTGTGGTGGCCCGTAAGGAGGGGTCGAGCGTCTACTATTCCGTCGGCGACCCGTCGCTCTTCAAGCTGCTTGATGCCGCACGAGAAATCTTCAACAACCATCTGATCGGCGTCCGCGGGATGCTTGAGGAGATCCGACTCGAGCAGACGCAGACACCCAAGCGCCGCTGA
- a CDS encoding formate hydrogenlyase, with amino-acid sequence MPTQILIEAMQLLIVGLGAPLLTGLVRRVKARLQGRRGAGVLQPYADLRKLLAKEPVVSETTSWLFRFTPYLLAATMLLSALLVPLLTTQTPLRFLGNIIVLMYLFLLGTFFLALAGLDAGSAFGGMGSSRETAVAALAEPTVMIAIFAMAFRTGSTSLDEIVRRGASDSLLLLTPGHLLAFLAFFIVALAETGRLPVDNPATHLELTMIHEAMVLEYSGRYLMLIEWAAGMKLLIFLALLSNLFFPWGIASTVTPPALAVACIALIVKIGALAIGIAALETSVAKLRLFRLPALLSSSFALALLAVISFLFVK; translated from the coding sequence ATGCCGACACAGATCCTGATCGAGGCGATGCAGTTGCTGATCGTGGGCCTCGGCGCGCCGCTGCTGACGGGATTGGTTCGGCGGGTGAAGGCGCGGCTGCAAGGGCGGCGCGGGGCCGGTGTGCTGCAGCCGTATGCCGATCTGCGGAAGCTGTTGGCGAAAGAGCCGGTCGTATCCGAGACGACCTCGTGGCTCTTCCGGTTTACGCCGTACCTGCTGGCAGCGACGATGCTGCTCTCGGCGCTGCTCGTTCCGCTGCTCACCACCCAGACGCCGCTCCGTTTTCTCGGCAATATCATCGTACTGATGTACCTCTTCCTGCTCGGCACCTTCTTTCTGGCGCTGGCGGGGCTGGACGCCGGCAGTGCGTTCGGCGGGATGGGGTCCAGTCGTGAGACGGCCGTTGCCGCCCTGGCCGAGCCGACCGTGATGATCGCGATCTTCGCAATGGCCTTTCGTACCGGGAGTACGAGTCTTGATGAGATTGTCCGACGCGGCGCGTCCGATTCGCTGCTGCTGCTGACCCCCGGGCACCTGCTCGCGTTTCTGGCCTTCTTTATCGTCGCGCTCGCAGAGACCGGCCGATTGCCGGTGGACAATCCCGCGACGCACCTGGAGCTGACGATGATTCATGAGGCGATGGTGCTGGAGTATTCGGGGCGGTATCTGATGCTGATCGAATGGGCCGCCGGCATGAAACTGCTCATCTTCCTGGCGCTGTTGTCGAATCTGTTCTTTCCGTGGGGGATTGCCTCGACCGTGACGCCGCCCGCGCTCGCTGTCGCCTGTATCGCGCTGATCGTCAAGATCGGCGCGCTGGCGATCGGGATCGCGGCGCTCGAAACCTCAGTGGCCAAGTTGCGGCTGTTCCGGTTGCCGGCGTTGTTGAGCAGCTCGTTTGCGCTGGCCCTGCTGGCCGTCATCTCGTTTTTGTTCGTGAAATAG